The region CAAGGATCATAAGTTCCTTTAGTTGCCCCATCACTCCAATTAGTTATAGTTGTATTAACTGTATTCCAGTTTGTTATACTTCCACTATTATTCTGATCATCTGATTGGGAAATATAAAAAATTGCTTTGCCATTACTATTGCTTCCCCATTGGTATTTATTACCATGAATAGCTGCTGCAGGGGTAAATGGATCACTACTTTGATCAGCCCCCATGTTATGACACATAAAATCTTTTGTTACAGTAGCAGAAACCTTTGCTCTGCATGTTCTAAGATTGATCGTAAGATTACTTTTGGTTTCGGGGGTTATTCTGAAAGCATTCTGTGCTAGGATATTCTGAACAGATCCTGAACCTACTTGAACCTGTGCAGAAAATGTACCCAACAAATTTCCTCCTGTGTCATTATTTATAAATATAGGCGATGCTGTGACAGATGTTCCACTCGGTGTAGGAAAAGTAATAATGGCATTGGTGCTTGCCGTTCTCCCGGACATACTTCCTGTATTTAAAGAAAAACTACCATTACTGTAATGCTGAGATATAGTGGCGTTACTAATAGAAGTAATATTATTACCGGGATACTGGGTGGTATTGTTCTGTAAAATAGTTGTAATCTGAGCAACCTTATGTCTTAAAGTGATATTCAGGGTATTATTGTCATTAACTGGAGTATAGCTTATCTTTTGATACATAAAGTCCCTGTTGGCATCATCATAATTTACAGAAGCGCTGCTTATATTATTCTGTTCTCCTGAGCTAATAGCAGGAAGACTTGCCGTACCATAGGAATACACTACAATATTATAACCAGCTCCATTATCCAGCATCATTGGAACAGCTGTTTGCCCTACCGTATAATCCTGATGCGTATGATAATTACCATTGCTTCTATAAGCGATAACACGAAATTTCATTCCTGAGGTAAGTGGATTGCCGGAAACTGCTGCCACGGGTCTCATATTTAGGGATGCATTTGCTGAAGTACCAACACCGTCTAAAGAAGATGATAATTCTGCAATGATAACATTACTTGGGTTTACCATTACACTATGCTTTTGAGTTGTAATTGTAGAGAAGTCAATACCACCTTTATTCAATGAGGCTTGAGCAGAGGAAGAACTACTGGAAAACTCCGTTCCCAACAGATTTATATTCACAGAAGAAGCGCCATTGGAGATACTATTTTCAGTATCGGTACTGCGGCATGAATTAAAAAACAGTGCTGAAAACACTGTAATGCTGGTAATTATGTATAGTTGTTTTTTCATCTTAATAATTTTTAATATTCCGTATGTATTGTTGTATCATCATTCCCATTCCAATCAGTCTGAACTTGATCTATATTTCCACCAATTGTTAATGGTGAAACGGCTGCAGAATTAGCAGCTATTCCACATTCCATTTCCACAATCATAACATCTAGTGTCGGGGAAATGTATTTTCTCTTTTCCCAGTTTTCGTCAAGAAATTCTGTGTGTGTGTTTTGTTTTTTTTCCATAACATTTATTTTAAAGTTTTTAATTGCTTATAATCTATATTGTGTTTAATAGTTTTTATTTTGAGAAAAGGGGGCTTATGCAACGCCCCCTTCGGCCCATCAGGTAACAAAAAAAATGATGATGGTTAAATTCGTCCTGACAGACTCTCACAAACAAATGAATAATGATATTCGACAAATGCATTTTAGGTTATGATCTTACATATTTATCAGACTCTTTCATCTCTTTTATTCTTCAACGTGTCTTTATTTAAATATTCAATTTTAATAATGATTAATAATTACTTTTTATAAAACAATAAAACGTTATAAAATTGTAATTCGCTAAATATGTAGTCCTAACAAGACTATTTTTATAACTTATTGATTTACAAATCAATATTTTTAAAATTAAAAGAACACAAGTATAAATTCTGTTGAAATGACTATGGTAAAGAAGGTCAAGAACTGTGTCTGAAGAGAGTAACTGAAATACAAAATTATGTGGTCACTATTTTCTTTTTTGATTCGTTTTTATTTTCTCCATTTTTTTTCTTAAAGATCCTCCTTTAAGATTTATTCTTGGGGAGCTGTATACTATCCAAAATAGCATCCGCAATAGTTTGTTCACCAATTATATCGTGCCATGCGCTAACAGGTAGTTGTGAAGCAATAATAGTAGAGCGCTTACCATGCTTATCTTCAATAATTTCCATAAAGTTATTACGTTTGTTATTATAGCCCAAAGTCATATAAAATAAGAATATCCTGCTTCTCAATGCGATCTATTTCCTTTAAATCGGCACAAGTATTCCATTAATCATTTACTTGACAACCAGAATCGGGAGTATTGATACTAGTTGAGGTAGCCCCTGCAACAATGCCTTCTTCCGTTCTACTAAAGTAATTTCAATACGGGAAGAGACATAAGCAAGTTTAATATCACCATTATTATTTTCTTCTTATTTCATAATATAACGTTCGTTTTTCAATTAATTTGTATTTTTAACAATATACTTTATACCTATCAGAGCTTTCATACAAAATTAATTATAAAAACAAGAAGACCTAAAAAAACACCTATCACATAGGTATCACAGTTGTTGAGTAGGTATTACATCACAAAAAAATATCAGTAATGTTCACTAAATTAAATATATTGGAAGTTATTTATTTGAAATGTGATATTCTATTTCGATTTATTTCGTACTAAATCTCTCATCCAAGAATTAAAATCTTGATCAGAAGGAATATTATATTTC is a window of Elizabethkingia anophelis R26 DNA encoding:
- a CDS encoding FISUMP domain-containing protein, whose amino-acid sequence is MKKQLYIITSITVFSALFFNSCRSTDTENSISNGASSVNINLLGTEFSSSSSSAQASLNKGGIDFSTITTQKHSVMVNPSNVIIAELSSSLDGVGTSANASLNMRPVAAVSGNPLTSGMKFRVIAYRSNGNYHTHQDYTVGQTAVPMMLDNGAGYNIVVYSYGTASLPAISSGEQNNISSASVNYDDANRDFMYQKISYTPVNDNNTLNITLRHKVAQITTILQNNTTQYPGNNITSISNATISQHYSNGSFSLNTGSMSGRTASTNAIITFPTPSGTSVTASPIFINNDTGGNLLGTFSAQVQVGSGSVQNILAQNAFRITPETKSNLTINLRTCRAKVSATVTKDFMCHNMGADQSSDPFTPAAAIHGNKYQWGSNSNGKAIFYISQSDDQNNSGSITNWNTVNTTITNWSDGATKGTYDPCPTGYRVPTKDQIDGLINNNTITYIGSNWTSTSTNYSAGIKVGNDLFLPAAGRRSNTDGALSERGSAGRYWTSSIDPNYTSYGAIGLLFSNGSISYNGVGYARTNGFSVRCIAQ